One segment of Sulfobacillus thermosulfidooxidans DSM 9293 DNA contains the following:
- a CDS encoding DUF4160 domain-containing protein, protein MPPFAEIMGWRAYIYGKDHSLPHFHLRKAGQSVSINIMTGELLEGQLPGKTLREVQRWLAVHREDVLRAWTAVRNGHMPPWIQD, encoded by the coding sequence ATGCCGCCGTTTGCCGAGATTATGGGTTGGCGGGCGTATATTTATGGAAAAGATCATTCGTTGCCTCACTTTCACTTACGTAAGGCGGGACAGTCAGTATCAATCAATATTATGACGGGCGAGCTTTTAGAAGGGCAACTCCCCGGCAAAACATTGCGTGAAGTGCAACGGTGGTTAGCCGTTCATCGCGAAGATGTCTTGAGAGCGTGGACTGCGGTCCGCAATGGACACATGCCGCCGTGGATTCAGGATTAA
- a CDS encoding DUF2442 domain-containing protein translates to MHPPIHRVQRVFPIYPTYLLLEFDTGEYRIADFRAEVERSGELFEPLKQWAFFRQVQVDEDQISIVWPNGLDVDPGVLYVESKPITIHQLMDS, encoded by the coding sequence ATGCATCCTCCGATCCATCGGGTTCAACGGGTGTTTCCGATCTATCCGACTTACCTGTTGTTAGAGTTTGACACAGGGGAATATCGGATCGCGGATTTCCGTGCGGAGGTTGAGCGGAGCGGGGAATTGTTTGAGCCTCTGAAACAATGGGCATTCTTTCGGCAAGTCCAAGTTGACGAGGACCAGATTTCGATTGTCTGGCCGAATGGTTTGGATGTGGATCCGGGTGTTCTCTATGTGGAAAGCAAACCCATTACCATTCACCAGTTGATGGACTCATAA
- a CDS encoding lytic transglycosylase domain-containing protein — translation MLRKITVRQTTAGFGVGMRWRSHPSRWGRVILVVALMLLPWLFVQAMPSAQWWQGFQEQEALQTSATAPFTLPANAEERVFRWWPDILIAAQQTKVPPILIAAIMLHESGGVPNAGSPAGAYGLMQIIPSTAQSLPGWYPGARANPGENLILGAELLAENKQATGNWLLATAAYYGGTGFVTPRVSYDAPWSVAAPALAVVPCPGGLGFAACDAANAGLTMTGYVDQVVATMRHVATWQMELALPSSLPNFFPTVASTPGVASDSLVGELDALLEEAGAALAA, via the coding sequence ATGCTCCGTAAGATCACGGTTCGGCAGACGACGGCGGGGTTCGGAGTAGGAATGCGATGGCGTTCCCATCCGAGTCGATGGGGGCGCGTGATCCTCGTGGTGGCGTTGATGCTCTTACCGTGGCTCTTTGTGCAAGCCATGCCGTCCGCGCAATGGTGGCAGGGTTTTCAAGAACAGGAGGCCCTCCAAACGTCCGCCACGGCGCCTTTTACGCTCCCCGCCAATGCGGAAGAACGGGTGTTTCGCTGGTGGCCGGACATTCTCATTGCGGCGCAACAAACGAAAGTGCCTCCGATCCTCATTGCCGCAATCATGTTGCATGAGTCGGGCGGTGTGCCCAATGCCGGGTCGCCCGCCGGCGCCTACGGCCTCATGCAGATTATTCCGAGCACGGCGCAAAGTCTGCCGGGGTGGTATCCTGGGGCGCGCGCGAATCCGGGCGAAAACCTCATCTTGGGAGCGGAACTGCTCGCAGAAAACAAACAGGCGACGGGCAATTGGCTCTTGGCGACGGCCGCATATTATGGAGGGACGGGCTTTGTGACGCCACGGGTTAGCTATGATGCCCCATGGTCCGTCGCGGCGCCTGCCCTCGCGGTAGTGCCTTGTCCGGGCGGACTAGGCTTTGCCGCGTGCGATGCCGCTAATGCCGGACTCACCATGACCGGATACGTTGATCAAGTGGTGGCCACCATGCGGCATGTGGCGACCTGGCAGATGGAATTGGCGTTGCCATCCAGCTTGCCCAACTTCTTTCCGACCGTCGCCAGCACGCCGGGAGTCGCGTCGGATTCCCTCGTGGGAGAACTCGATGCCTTGCTGGAAGAAGCGGGGGCGGCTTTGGCGGCCTAG